The segment ACGCCGTGTAGGTTGGTTTGACTCCGTCGTTGTTCGTCATGCTCGCAGAGTCAGTGGAATTACGGACCTATCATTAAACTCCATTGATGTGTTAACTGGTATTGAAACACTTAAAATTTGTACCGCTTATAAATATGAAGGTAAGATTATGGAAGAGTTTCCTGCCAGCTTAAAAGTGCTCGCGAAGTGTGAGCCTGTTTATGAAGAACTTCCAGGCTGGACTGAAGATATTACAGGCTGTCGTTCCTTAAATGATTTGCCCGTAAATGCTCGCCATTACATCGAACGCGTGTCACAGCTTACAGGTATTCCATTATCCATCTTTTCTGTTGGACCTGATCGAAGCCAAACGAATATGGTTCGCAATGTTTATGCTATGCCTTAAATAAAAGCTTTAAAGAAGGAGCCCTGAGCAAAAGCCATCGATGGTTTAAATGCCAGGGCTTTTATGGTATAATAAGTAACTAGATGAATAAAAGAGATCGCGCTACCGAAAAAAAGTTTTTTATAAAAAAACCTTGCATGGTTCAAACTATTTATGATAAGATAATCCTTGTCGTTAAGGGAGGAGCCATTAGCTCAGTCGGTAGAGCATCTGACTTTTAATCAGAGGGTCGGAGGTTCGAATCCTCCATGGCTCATATTTATATCATCGCGGGGTGGAGCAGTCTGGTAGCTCGTCGGGCTCATAACCCGAAGGTCGGAGGTTCAAATCCTTCCCCCGCAACCAATTAAATTGAGCGCTACAACGTCGAATTAACATCTTCGACAAGCGAAGATCGAAGTGCCAGTTGGTGCAACCAATTAAACTGAACGCTACAACGTCGAATTAACATCTTCGACAAGCGAAGATCGAAGTGCCAATGGTGCAACCAATTAAACTGAACGCTACAACGTCGAATTAACATCTTCGATAGCCAAAGATTGAAGCGTCATCGACGTACATACTTAAAACAAAATAATAAGGTCCCGTGGTGTAGCGGTTAACATGCCTGCCTGTCACGCAGGAGATCGCCGGTTCGATCCCGGTCGGGACCGCCATCTTTTTTTTTGGCTCGATAGCTCAGTCGGTAGAGCAGAGGACTGAAAATCCTCGTGTCGGCGGTTCGATTCCGTCTCGAGCCACTTTTCATGGCGCTAAAGAAAGAACTTTGAATACTCAAGGTTCTTTTTTGGTTTGACCTTTACGTCAAGGTTTTTAAGTGATAACATACAATAAAATAAATGCGATGAAGAGAAAAGTAAATCATATCTGTTCTTCCCAGAGAGCTCCGGCAGCTGAAAAAGGAGTAAGAATAACTGATTGAATCAAGCCTCTGAGCAGCACATTGGAACCTCATGTAGGGGATGGTGTGACAGGAGCTCCTGTTATAGAGCTAGGGTATAAACATTCTTTATTGTCGTACTCGATAAGGTTAATATGGCGACATATTAATAAACTGGGGTGGCACCGCGATTATACAAATCTCGCCCCCAAGACACTACGTCTTGGGGGTGGGATTTTTTTTATTTCGTTTAAATTGACTAATCGCTGAAGGAGGAATCTACATTGAGTTTGAAACCATTATTAGGAAATTGGTATTATCCCTCCATCTTATTATTTAGTATAGGGATATCAAGTGTGGGGAGTTGGGTTTATTTTATCGCTTTAAACCTCATTGTGCTTAACATAACAGGTTCAGCAATGGCTGTCTCTGGTTTATATATCATTAGAGCTTTATCTACGGTGTTTACGAATTTTTGGTCGGGAAGTTTGATAGACCGTTTGAATAAGAAATATCTCATGATCGTACTTAATGCCTTCCAAGCTTTGCTCATTGCTTGTTTATTTTTTTCTTCTTCATTAGGTTTTATATATTGTATGGTGTTTATGATCACAATGGCCAGTTCCATGTATCAGCCAACATCCATGACGTACATTACAAAATTAATCCCGACAGAGCGAAGAAAACGTTTTAATTCTTTACGTAGTTTACTTGATTCTGGAGCTTTTTTGACTGGCCCAGCAATCGCAGGATTGATGTTTACTGTTGGGACGCCGAGCATGGCTATTTATCTGAATGCCCTAGCTTTAGCTTTATCAGCATTAATTACCTTGGGAATGCCTAATGTCGAAGCTTCTGCTCAACTTGTTGGTCAATCAAATCGTCAATCATCGCTTAAGCTATTAAAAGACGACTGGAAACTTGTTATAGGGTTTAGCTGTAAATATTCATATATCATGATCATTTATTTTTTATTTAGTGTCATGATCGTCTTGATGACAGCTACAGATTCTTTAGAGGCTGCTTTTGCAACACAGGAGCTTTCTTTATCAGAAGGTGAATACGGCGTTTTAGTTAGTATTGCTGGTGCGGGCATATTCATCGGTTCTTTAGCGAATACAATCATTGTTGAAAAAGTCCCTACTTCATGGCTTATTGGTCTTGGATCAATGATCACTTCAGTAGGATATGTGATTTTCGCATCTTCTAACACATTTCTGATCGCGTCTGTAGGGTGCTTTGTTTTGGCATTTGCCACAGCTTTTGCAAATACAGGCTTTTATACGTTTTATCAAAATAATATCCCCGTAGATGTTATGGGGAGAATAGGAAGTCTTTATGGTCTTGTTGAAGCCATTCTAATCATCATGACTACAGCGATCTTTGGGGTGTTTTCTGAGCTTGTATCTATCAGATTTATTGTCGTTTCAGGATCATTGATCATGTTACTCGTAGCAACTATATTATTTATTTATAATATTCAACCTTCAAAAACTAAATTTTATTCAACATCACCTTGATCTTTCAATTATATCATTGTCGTTAGTTGATTAAGCGAGGACAGTCTCTGACATTTACTATTGACTTTAGCGCAAAGAAATCACTGGAGTCTTCCGCAAACGGGCGCTTTCGTTGAATTGACTAGATCATCATTGGGCCCAACATAAAAATGTGTGGTCTTTATCATTTTAGAGATTTGATTAGTGTTTTGTGAAATCACAAATAGCACATGAAAATCACAAACGACGCATAAATGAGCAGTAATTTGAAAAAATTTCATGAAAAAATCGCCAAATTTTTCATAGTGAACGTGATGACAAAAGTCTTTAAAAGGCTGATAAACTGCATCATATATTTCTTGAGTGTCTCTAGTTTTTCATTTCGATTACAGTTTCCCGGAAGCACTTCCAAATTTATTTAGGTATGTTAGAGTATGTTGAGTAAAGTAGAAACAATGCTCGAATTGGGAGGAACGTATGAAGTGGATAAGAAGGACATCACGACGGGTCTGAGACAGTCACTTAACCAAAAGATGCGCCGGACAAGCCTTGTTCTTGCAACGGCAGGGTTTTTAATCACTGGAGGATCAGTGGTATATGCGGGGGAGCATAGCCCAATAAACACCGTTTATCATGTTTATCTAGCTGATGAAGCGATCGCAACGTTCAGTGATGAACAGTACATACAAGACGTTGTCGATGAGAAAATAGAAGAAGCTCAATCGAAAAATAATTCATATACGTATCAAGCCGATAAAGATTTACGAGTTGTACCCGAGCGTACATTTACCCCGGTGACAAAGGACCGTCAAGGCCAAGAGTCATTGCGAAAAGTATTAAATGTAGAGGCAGAAGCGGTCGGGATTATCATAGGTGATCAAGAATCACCGGCTGTTTATGTGCAAGATAAGGACACAGCTGCAGACGTCCTCGAAGCGCTAAAACTAGCATACGTTTCTAAAAAAGACTTGGCTCAACTCAAAGAGCGGCAGCAGGAAAGAAAAGCTGCAGAGAAGGCTGATGATAAAAAAGAGTCATCTAGCAATAGCCAAGTCAATGAAAATGGAACACAGAAAAAGAAAGGTTCTACGTTGTTAGACGTACGCTTCGATCAAAAAGTTTCATTTGAAACGTCTTTTATTGATGAATCTTTTATTCTTTCTAAAGAAGAGGCAGTAACGAAGCTGAAAAAAGGGACGCTGGAAGATGAAAAATATATCGTTCAAGAAGGCGATGTGTTCGGAAAAGTGGCAGCGGCCCATGATTTAGATAGCGACCAGTTACTCGCATTAAACCCTGATATTCAGAAAAAAGACATGCTGTCTATCGGTCAGTCGCTAAATGTGACGGTGAAGAAGCCTTATATGGAGGTCGTCGTATCGTCTAAAGAAACGAAAGACGAAACCATCCCATTTCAAACCATCGTTAAAGAAGACGATACAATGTATAAAGGTGAAGAAAAGGTTGCCCAAGAAGGAAAAGACGGCAAACAAACCGTAACTTATCAAAAAACGAAGGAGAATGGCACGCTTGTCGATACAACAGTGATTAATAGGGATGTCCAAGAAGAGGCACAAGATAAAATCGTAATTAAAGGGACGAAAGTTATTCCTTCACGTGGAACCGGGAAGCTTATTTGGCCGACAAACGGAGGCTCTTTGACGAGCAAAATGGGTCAACGTTGGGGATCGATGCATAAAGGGATCGACATTGCACGAGCCAGTGACTTGACCATTAAAGCCGTCGATAACGGTGTCGTCGAATTTGCCGGTCGTCAAGGTGGATATGGAAATAAA is part of the Litoribacterium kuwaitense genome and harbors:
- a CDS encoding MFS transporter produces the protein MSLKPLLGNWYYPSILLFSIGISSVGSWVYFIALNLIVLNITGSAMAVSGLYIIRALSTVFTNFWSGSLIDRLNKKYLMIVLNAFQALLIACLFFSSSLGFIYCMVFMITMASSMYQPTSMTYITKLIPTERRKRFNSLRSLLDSGAFLTGPAIAGLMFTVGTPSMAIYLNALALALSALITLGMPNVEASAQLVGQSNRQSSLKLLKDDWKLVIGFSCKYSYIMIIYFLFSVMIVLMTATDSLEAAFATQELSLSEGEYGVLVSIAGAGIFIGSLANTIIVEKVPTSWLIGLGSMITSVGYVIFASSNTFLIASVGCFVLAFATAFANTGFYTFYQNNIPVDVMGRIGSLYGLVEAILIIMTTAIFGVFSELVSIRFIVVSGSLIMLLVATILFIYNIQPSKTKFYSTSP
- a CDS encoding peptidoglycan DD-metalloendopeptidase family protein — protein: MLSKVETMLELGGTYEVDKKDITTGLRQSLNQKMRRTSLVLATAGFLITGGSVVYAGEHSPINTVYHVYLADEAIATFSDEQYIQDVVDEKIEEAQSKNNSYTYQADKDLRVVPERTFTPVTKDRQGQESLRKVLNVEAEAVGIIIGDQESPAVYVQDKDTAADVLEALKLAYVSKKDLAQLKERQQERKAAEKADDKKESSSNSQVNENGTQKKKGSTLLDVRFDQKVSFETSFIDESFILSKEEAVTKLKKGTLEDEKYIVQEGDVFGKVAAAHDLDSDQLLALNPDIQKKDMLSIGQSLNVTVKKPYMEVVVSSKETKDETIPFQTIVKEDDTMYKGEEKVAQEGKDGKQTVTYQKTKENGTLVDTTVINRDVQEEAQDKIVIKGTKVIPSRGTGKLIWPTNGGSLTSKMGQRWGSMHKGIDIARASDLTIKAVDNGVVEFAGRQGGYGNKVIINHNNGMKTIYAHMSSISVSKGETVPQGTKIGVMGSTGYSTGTHLHFEVYQNGAITDPLSVLSSR